A window of the Arachis duranensis cultivar V14167 chromosome 5, aradu.V14167.gnm2.J7QH, whole genome shotgun sequence genome harbors these coding sequences:
- the LOC107487565 gene encoding phosphoacetylglucosamine mutase yields MNEQQQSLILESSSRFLPPQGVKLSYGTAGFRADASLLQSTVYRVGILAALRSLKTQSVIGVMITASHNKVSDNGVKIADPNGGMLSQHWEPFADALANAPSPQELIQLINEFVKKEGIQFDGVKHAEILLGRDTRPSGEALLEAAKEGVASIVGAVAMDLGILTTPQLHWMVWARNKGMKASEQDYVEQLSSSFRCLMDLIPSQRSKFDGTNDKLVVDGANGVGGLKLKVLEKLLNGLLIEVRNSSEDGGVLNEGVGADYVQKEKVAPHGFGSSDAGIRCASLDGDADRLVYFTVNPESSGAIDLVDGDKILSLFALFIREQLSILNEREGTKNNHQARLGIVQTAYANGASTNYLKQLGLEINLTPTGVKYLHEKAAEFDIGIYFEANGHGTILFSESFVGWLEATTNELSARSKGSDAEKAALRLLATSRLINQAVGDALSGVLLVEVILQHMGWSIHRWNELYHDLPSRQLKVKVADRTAVITTNAETVVVSPPGLQEAINNETGKYSQGRCFVRPSGTEDVVRVYAEASSQEAADSLANSVAKLVDQFLG; encoded by the exons ATGAACGAACAACAACAGTCTCTGATTCTCGAATCTTCCTCTCGCTTCTTGCCACCACAAGGAGTGAAGCTGTCGTACGGCACAGCTGGGTTCAGGGCCGATGCATCGCTGCTCCAATCGACGGTTTACAGGGTCGGAATTTTGGCGGCTCTCAGATCGCTGAAGACGCAGTCGGTGATCGGCGTCATGATCACTGCTTCCCACAACAAAGTCTCCGACAACGGCGTCAAAATCGCTGACCCCAACGGAGGAATGCTTTCTCAGCATTGGGAACCCTTCGCTGATGCCCTCGCCAATGCTCCTTCTCCACAAGAACTGATCCAG TTGATAAATGAATTTGTCAAGAAAGAGGGTATTCAGTTTGATGGAGTTAAGCATGCTGAAATACTTTTGGGGAGAGACACCAGACCCAGCGGAGAAGCTTTGCTTGAAGCTGCTAAAGAA GGCGTCGCATCGATTGTTGGAGCGGTTGCAATGGACTTGGGGATTTTGACAACTCCTCAGTTACATTGGATGGTTTGGGCTAGGAATAAGGGCATGAAGGCCTCAGAGCAGGATTACGTTGAACAGCTTTCGAGCTCATTCAG GTGCTTAATGGATTTGATTCCAAGTCAAAGGAGCAAGTTCGATGGGACGAATGACAAATTGGTTGTGGATGGAGCTAATGGTGTAGGTGGACTGAAACTAAAAGTTCTAGAGAAATTGTTGAATGGTTTGCTTATTGAGGTTCGGAATAGCAGTGAAGATGGAGGCGTACTGAATGAAGGAGTTGGCGCTGATTATGTGCAGAAAGAGAAGGTTGCTCCACATGGCTTTGGTTCCAGTGATGCTGGGATAAG GTGTGCTAGCTTGGATGGAGATGCTGATAGACTTGTTTATTTTACTGTAAATCCAGAAAGCAGTGGAGCAATTGATCTTGTTGATGGGGATAAGATACTTTCTCTGTTTGCCTTGTTTATTCGAGAGCAACTAAGCATTCTTAATGAGAGAGAAGGCACAAAGAACAATCACCAAGCCCGTCTTGGTATAGTGCAGACCGCTTATGCAAATGGAGCATCTACTAATTACCTTAAACAGTTGGGACTTGAAATCAATTTGACTCCAACTGGAGTAAAATACTTGCATGAAAAAGCTGCTGAATTTGATATTGGCATATATTTTGAGGCAAATGGCCATGGAACTATCCTATTTTCTGAATCTTTCGTAGGGTGGTTAGAGGCCACTACAAATGAGCTCTCTGCAAGATCTAAAG GTTCAGATGCAGAAAAGGCGGCTTTGAGATTATTGGCTACCAGTAGGTTGATCAACCAAGCAGTTGGAGATGCCTTGagtggagtgctcttggtggaAGTCATATTGCAGCACATGGGATGGTCCATACACAGATGGAATGAACTTTATCATGATTTGCCCAGCAGGCAGCTTAAG GTGAAAGTTGCTGATAGGACAGCAGTGATTACAACAAATGCAGAAACTGTAGTTGTGAGTCCCCCTGGTCTACAAGAAGCAATCAACAACGAAACCG GAAAGTATTCTCAAGGTCGATGCTTTGTGCGACCATCTGGCACGGAGGATGTTGTTCGTGTATATGCCGAGGCATCTTCACAAGAAGCAGCAGATAGCCTAGCCAACTCCGTGGCTAAACTTGTGGACCAATTCTTGGGTTGA
- the LOC107487551 gene encoding uncharacterized protein LOC107487551 translates to MGLLSWWKGKKSEPEPPNSNSSSSVQLKANGAAKPTEVPGMNGAVEVPRPPDATVSIFEFGSVAATNDRVTLAGYCPVSEELEPCRWEFLPAVESNAPQFRVVF, encoded by the exons ATGGGTTTGTTGTCATGGTGGAAGGGCAAAAAGTCAGAACCCGAACCACCAAActccaactcttcttcttcggtTCAGCTGAAAGCCAATGGTGCAGCTAAACCTACCGAGGTTCCCGGCATGAACGGCGCCGTCGAGGTCCCTCGCCCTCCAGACGCCACCGTTTCGATTTTCGAGTTCGGTTCGGTGGCCGCC ACCAACGACAGGGTCACCCTCGCTGGCTACTGCCCCGTCTCCGAAGAGCTCGAGCCCTGCCGATGGGAGTTCCTCCCCGCCGTTGAATCCAACGCGCCGCAGTTTCGCGTTGTCTTCTGA
- the LOC107487567 gene encoding vacuolar protein sorting-associated protein 55 homolog, producing MADLPGYLRSCLSMGKLAFLAILVSGGIVLQILACALYNNWWPMLSAITYVLLPMPLLFFAGSNGSSVFSESESSWVNLAKFLTGFSTIGSIAIPSILKHSGVIGWGAFAMELSSFFVFVLAILCFMGMNDEDDYYSMI from the exons ATGGCAGACTTACCAGGATATTTGCGTTCTTGCCTGAGCATGGGAAAACTTGCCTTTTTGGCAATCTTGGTCTCTGGGGGAATTGTCTTGCAAATTTTG GCGTGTGCTTTGTATAATAATTGGTGGCCGATGCTAAGTG CTATAACATATGTTCTACTCCCAATGCCTCTGCTGTTCTTTGCGGGGTCTAATGGTTCTTCTGTATTTTCTGAATCTGAGAGCAG CTGGGTGAATTTAGCCAAGTTCTTGACTGGATTCTCAACTATTGGAAGCATTGCCATTCCAAGCATTCTAAAGCATTCTGGTGTTATTGGTTGGGGAGCCTTTGCAATGGAGCTTTCATCTTTCTTCGTGTTTGTATTAGCCATATTGTGTTTCATGGGGATGAATGATGAAGATGACTATTACAGTATGATATGA